In the Candidatus Binatia bacterium genome, GCGGAACTTCTTGGCGAGACGCTCGCGCTCGGTGCGCATCCGGTTGAAGACGTTCTGCTCGTTCTTCTCCGGCAGGTCGGCGCGCTTGACGCGCACGTCGACCACCTCGATGCCGTAGTCGCGCGCCTTCTGGTCGCTCTTGATCGTCACGTCGCGCATCATCTGCTCGCGCTTCGCGCTGACGACGTCGCGCAGCGTCTGGCGTCCGAAGTTTTCGCGCAGGTTCGAGTACACGATGTCGTCGAGCCGCGACTGCGCGCCCGCCTCGTCGCGCACCGCCTGGTAGAACCTGAGCGGGTCGATGATCCGCCAGCGCGTGTAGTTGTCGACCACGAGCTGCTGCTTGTCGCGCGTCAGCAGCTCCTTCGACGGCGCCTCGTACTCGAGCAGACGACGATCGAAGTACAGCACCGTCTGGATGAACGGGATCTTGAAGTACAGCCCGGGCTCGCGCACGGTGCGCACCGGCTCGCCGAGCTGCAGGACGACGGCGTGCATCCACGTCGGCACGGTGAACAGCGCGAGGTTCCACACCGCGACGATGACCACCACCGTGCCGATGACGAGCGCCCAGCGACGGTCCATCAGCCTCGCCTCCCGCGCGCGCTCATCGCGAAGCCGGCTCCGCCGCCTGCGGCTCGCGCCGGCGCAGCATCTGGTCGAGCGGCAGGTAGGGCACGACGCTCTCGCCCGCCTTGTCGTCGATCAGCACCTTGTCCATGCGCGGCAGGATCTCCTCCATGGTCTCGAGGTAGAGCCGCCGCCGCGTGACGTCGGGCGCCTTCGCGTACTCCTCGTGCAGCGCGATGAAGCGCTGCGC is a window encoding:
- the hflC gene encoding protease modulator HflC — its product is MDRRWALVIGTVVVIVAVWNLALFTVPTWMHAVVLQLGEPVRTVREPGLYFKIPFIQTVLYFDRRLLEYEAPSKELLTRDKQQLVVDNYTRWRIIDPLRFYQAVRDEAGAQSRLDDIVYSNLRENFGRQTLRDVVSAKREQMMRDVTIKSDQKARDYGIEVVDVRVKRADLPEKNEQNVFNRMRTERERLAKKFRAEGDEEARKITSESDKQVRVLLAEAQRQAEVLRGQGDAEAVRIYAEAYGRDPELFALVRTLDAYKRALPDGTALVLSPDSEFFRYLKSLEPAPRSTPAPQ